The proteins below are encoded in one region of Pomacea canaliculata isolate SZHN2017 linkage group LG7, ASM307304v1, whole genome shotgun sequence:
- the LOC112569325 gene encoding uncharacterized protein LOC112569325 — MGRPEMLIGRDWTMLCDVTDETARVICRLLDYASNEATVVASSFGPVQGRFLNSRVRCLGNETNLIVCIKSVSGYMDSCSSEQDRGIICNDARQYLYIVAETNSATISYPFTEGTNVSLKCQSAYRNQLISQYTWLETAGGRPSREYLIFDNVTGEHNGGRVKCGADYYSSELNQTLYSETLVMQVYCSPRRRDTKEQVPLVQITDSKGLLTLELTAYPTPHVASTTYNDSRDGASVEDTVKIVCVASKIIPAFVTCNITVVNLSHSAEGFYSVIFSNSLGNFTFVFRTIRNSVGGESSPQVAVIVGGCVLLSSSLHSPSHHQ, encoded by the exons ATGGGTCGTCCAGAAATGCTGATTGGTCGTGACTGGACtatgctgtgtgacgtcactgacgaGACTGCCAGAGTCATTTGTAGACTTCTCGACTATGCTTC AAACGAAGCAACGGTGGTTGCATCGTCATTTGGACCTGTGCAAGGACGCTTCCTAAATTCTAGAGTAAGATGTCTTGGCAATGAGACTAATCTCATTGTTTGCATTAAGAGTGTGTCGGGTTATATGGATAGTTGCAGTTCCGAACAAGACAGAGGAATCATATGCAACGACG CACGCCAGTATCTTTATATCGTGGCTGAAACAAACTCAGCAACCATTAGTTATCCATTTACGGAGGGTACTAATGTCAGCCTGAAGTGCCAAAGTGCTTATCGTAATCAACTCATCAGTCAGTACACCTGGCTGGAGACTGCAGGAGGTCGTCCTTCCAGGGAGTATCTGATCTTTGACAACGTGACTGGAGAACATAACGGAGGGCGAGTGAAATGTGGGGCTGACTACTACTCGAGTGAACTCAACCAGACATTATACAGTGAAACTTTAGTAATGCAAGTTTACT GTTCGCCAAGGAGACGTGACACAAAAGAGCAGGTTCCTTTGGTCCAAATCACAGATTCGAAAGGTCTTCTCACTCTTGAATTGACAGCCTACCCGACACCTCATGTAGCAAGCACAACTTACAATGACAGTAGAGATGGAGCGTCCGTCGAAGATACAGTGAAGATTGTGTGTGTCGCCAGCAAGATCATACCCGCCTTCGTCACGTGTAACATTACTGTTGTAAACTTGTCACATTCTGCTGAAGGCTTCTATAGTGTCATCTTCAGTAACAGTCTTGGAAATTTCACTTTTGTATTTAGAACTATTCGCAATA GTGTAGGTGGGGAGTCCTCTCCACAAGTGGCAGTCATCGTTGGTGGGTGTGTtctgctgtcatcatcattgcaCTCGCCATCACATCATCAATAG
- the LOC112569313 gene encoding deleted in malignant brain tumors 1 protein-like — MKSSVHIACLMLALLLPGIDGQRARLVKGTSRYNGRLELFYNGTWNTVCNDLFDAKEAKVACRMLGFNSSRALAVRTSMYGEDSAPILLDNVRCRGSEATLMQCQHNGLYNNDCGHQEDLGVICSNQPEELRLTGTRPDIPGLGRVEINLAGEWYTMCIPEVNVSEVVCRQLGLPFKSAVPLRKFSLGPLNKPKLLTSLKCKGHEGSVIECDQASYNNPLEIFFSCNSESDYYGVSCGISPLTFIQLNEGPYPAMEGTNITLECITEHALTNYTWQNNAGGLANESSLVINNLNRTHNGKRIQCLAVSRDGLIVSSNTLSLQVYYKPVIRIYSASSNPYWSSHNTMRSQEVKMSHFPVKLKATLLLLPSRGQEE, encoded by the exons ATGAAGTCTAGTGTACACATTGCCTGTCTTATGCTTGCCCTTCTCCTTCCAGGCATTG ACGGACAGAGAGCACGATTGGTTAAGGGCACATCACGGTACAATGGACGCCTAGAACTATTTTACAATGGAACATGGAACACAGTGTGCAATGACTTATTTGATGCAAAAGAAGCTAAGGTAGCTTGCAGGATGCTTGGATTTAACAG CTCTCGTGCCCTGGCCGTAAGGACATCAATGTACGGAGAGGATTCGGCTCCCATTCTGTTAGATAACGTGCGATGTAGGGGATCAGAAGCTACGCTGATGCAATGTCAACACAATGGATTATACAACAACGACTGTGGACATCAGGAGGACCTTGGAGTCATTTGCAGCAACC AACCAGAAGAGCTGCGTTTGACGGGCACTCGTCCAGACATACCTGGTCTGGGCCGCGTAGAAATAAATCTAGCTGGTGAGTGGTACACAATGTGTATCCCAGAGGTCAACGTTTCCGAAGTCGTTTGTAGACAACTCGGTCTACCGTT TAAATCAGCAGTACCTTTGAGGAAATTTTCACTAGGACCACTCAACAAACCAAAGCTATTGACCAGCCTGAAGTGCAAAGGTCACGAAGGCAGCGTCATTGAGTGCGATCAGGCGTCTTATAACAATCCATTGGAAATCTTTTTCTCCTGTAATTCAGAATCAGACTATTATGGAGTCTCCTGTGGCATct CCCCTTTGACTTTTATCCAACTAAACGAAGGCCCATATCCTGCAATGGAAGGAACAAATATTACTCTAGAGTGTATCACCGAACATGCTCTAACCAATTACACCTGGCAAAACAATGCAGGAGGTTTGGCTAATGAAAGCAGCCTCGTTATAAATAATCTGAACAGAACTCATAATGGAAAACGAATACAGTGTTTGGCTGTTTCCCGTGATGGTTTGATTGTATCCAGTAATACCCTGAGTCtgcaggtttact ATAAGCCGGTTATCAGAATCTACTCGGCCTCCAGTAACCCATATTGGTCTTCTCACAACACTATGAGGTCACAAGAGGTCAAAATGTCACATTTTCCTGTGAAGCTCAAagcaaccctcctccttcttccatcacgtggtcaggaagaATGA